From a single Alloactinosynnema sp. L-07 genomic region:
- a CDS encoding branched-chain amino acid ABC transporter substrate-binding protein: protein MRNQTVKAGVLVAGALLLAACGTNKTETGAGGGNQSCDQSKGTLVIGVIAPQSGGLSALGLGIKNSAQLAADQANEKCAVKGYKLAVQTEDDQATAQVGAQAATRLSSNANVVGVVGTLNSSVAQSVQPILKGKNIVQISPANTNPALTRGADYGTAPKRAFETYFRVCATDDLQGPFAAKYLVGKAGKKSIAIITDGKTYGEGLAAEFKKQAEKDGAKIVASAKVGEKDTDFAGVIATIKGSNPDAIYYGGEYPQAGPLSKQAKDAGLNVPVMGGDGIYDQKYIDLGGKEGDLATSVGAPTDTLPSAKAFIDAYKAKGFKDDFSAYGAFSYDATNAIIGSLAKAVEGGDWSDSKRADVIKNVQSYSAQGATGDIKFDEYGDSTNKLLTVYKVSAGKWVADETGTFGG, encoded by the coding sequence GTGCGAAACCAGACGGTGAAGGCCGGTGTGCTGGTCGCTGGCGCGTTGTTGCTCGCAGCCTGTGGCACCAACAAGACCGAGACCGGTGCAGGCGGGGGCAACCAGAGCTGCGACCAGAGCAAGGGCACCTTGGTCATCGGCGTCATCGCGCCGCAGTCCGGTGGTCTGTCCGCGCTTGGCCTCGGCATTAAGAACTCCGCGCAGCTCGCGGCCGATCAGGCCAACGAGAAGTGCGCTGTCAAGGGCTACAAGCTCGCTGTGCAGACCGAGGACGACCAGGCCACGGCTCAGGTCGGCGCGCAGGCCGCTACTCGGCTCTCCTCGAACGCGAACGTGGTCGGCGTCGTCGGAACGCTGAACTCCTCGGTCGCGCAGAGCGTGCAGCCGATTCTCAAGGGCAAGAACATCGTTCAGATCTCGCCCGCCAACACCAACCCGGCGCTGACCCGCGGCGCCGACTACGGCACCGCGCCCAAGCGCGCGTTCGAGACGTACTTCCGCGTCTGCGCCACTGACGACCTCCAGGGCCCGTTCGCGGCCAAGTACCTGGTCGGCAAGGCGGGCAAGAAGTCCATCGCGATCATCACCGACGGCAAGACCTACGGTGAGGGCCTCGCGGCGGAGTTCAAGAAGCAGGCCGAGAAGGACGGCGCCAAGATCGTGGCGTCGGCCAAGGTCGGCGAGAAGGACACCGACTTCGCGGGCGTCATCGCCACGATCAAGGGTTCCAACCCCGACGCCATCTACTACGGCGGCGAGTACCCGCAGGCGGGCCCGCTGTCGAAGCAGGCCAAGGACGCCGGTCTGAACGTCCCGGTCATGGGCGGCGACGGCATCTACGACCAGAAGTACATCGACCTCGGCGGTAAGGAAGGCGACCTGGCCACGTCGGTCGGCGCCCCCACCGACACCCTGCCCAGCGCGAAGGCGTTCATCGACGCGTACAAGGCCAAGGGCTTCAAGGACGACTTCAGCGCGTACGGCGCCTTCTCCTACGACGCCACCAACGCCATCATCGGCTCGCTCGCCAAGGCCGTCGAAGGCGGCGACTGGAGCGACTCGAAGCGCGCTGACGTGATCAAGAACGTCCAGTCCTACTCGGCTCAGGGCGCGACCGGTGACATCAAGTTCGACGAGTACGGCGACAGCACCAACAAGCTGCTCACCGTCTACAAGGTGTCGGCGGGCAAGTGGGTGGCCGACGAGACCGGAACGTTCGGCGGCTGA
- a CDS encoding ANTAR domain-containing response regulator — MTELATEAQAAAPRRVLVAEDEALIRLDLVEMLREEGYEVAGEAADGEEAVRLAGELKPDLVILDVKMPKMDGIDAATTIAGERIAPVVMLTAFSQRELVERARDAGAMAYLVKPFAKHDLVPAIELAVSRFSELQALETEVAGLTERLETRKVIERAKGLLMSKQGLSEPEAFRWIQRTAMDRRTTMKAVAEAVVENIT, encoded by the coding sequence GTGACCGAGCTGGCTACCGAGGCCCAAGCCGCCGCGCCCCGTCGGGTGCTGGTGGCGGAGGACGAGGCGCTCATCCGGCTTGACCTGGTCGAGATGTTGCGGGAAGAGGGGTACGAGGTCGCGGGTGAGGCCGCCGACGGCGAAGAGGCTGTGCGGCTGGCCGGTGAACTCAAGCCCGACCTGGTGATCCTCGACGTCAAGATGCCCAAGATGGATGGGATCGACGCGGCGACGACGATCGCGGGGGAGCGGATCGCGCCGGTGGTGATGTTGACGGCGTTCAGTCAGCGGGAGCTGGTGGAGCGGGCGCGGGACGCTGGGGCGATGGCTTATCTGGTCAAGCCGTTCGCCAAGCATGATCTGGTGCCCGCGATCGAGCTCGCGGTCAGCCGGTTCTCCGAGTTGCAGGCCCTGGAGACCGAGGTCGCCGGGCTCACCGAGCGGCTGGAGACGCGCAAGGTCATCGAGCGGGCCAAGGGGCTGCTGATGAGCAAGCAGGGGCTGTCCGAGCCCGAGGCGTTCCGGTGGATCCAGCGCACCGCGATGGACCGGCGTACGACGATGAAGGCCGTCGCCGAAGCCGTGGTGGAGAACATCACCTAG
- a CDS encoding fibronectin type III domain-containing protein has translation MPSRKQVLSWVGAVALVGGAVLILRTPSDEPEAERPSPPPSVPIVRVTKYAADTVLLPEPGRVPDQPRDLRAVPGPGRLRVSWAGSRTAGYEVRWAEGDQVRTRLVVTPEAQLDRLADGTEYQVEVRAVDHFGQRSTPARIEASPGRGDVGWRNGLTGLLDDFGDDSTVLADVPGSRWHLSGYRGCVDIGQRGPGEAGLPIDLGCGADEAVLRARQPLRLAEDGAGVLARFAALTDAAGPGGRLTLDLVPGRPDRIGAVRSAPHPGEDPTLPDGAIRAIVDDTGARVNTGAGLDWLTATDQPAIAPPRGAGVLHLIEVRLTTRGVFVQQDGVTIAVSGALPRWQEASALVGVRGPQGRRARVHLAAAGFTGPSAPVPQVIEVPVNVATRQVQTPESAAPDFGINRRPLTGALAAKIVVTMTTSGGMDATATTIQLGDRLLPAAPAVPGRPPVSAGAAVTVIADVPPDLLGSQGPATLSPFVVRAPGAGAGAVVQESYLELTPAPSAAPQTTTQPRRTDRNRPGQAALPVATVDLGDSAGTPLPTPTVTPEGRLVVTIDLAGAPAQWDTGSVGGVQGLQLWLDGTLVAGLPTSIGGPSPGGRYTIPMGLSGLTPGRHVLETRVIGVDGSQSSTLQSFIVV, from the coding sequence GTGCCGAGCCGCAAGCAGGTACTCAGCTGGGTGGGCGCCGTCGCCCTGGTCGGGGGCGCGGTGCTCATTCTGCGTACTCCGAGTGACGAACCCGAGGCCGAACGGCCGTCTCCTCCACCGTCGGTTCCGATCGTGCGGGTGACGAAGTACGCCGCCGACACGGTTCTGCTGCCCGAGCCGGGACGGGTGCCCGACCAGCCGCGCGACCTGCGCGCGGTCCCGGGGCCGGGACGCCTGCGCGTGTCGTGGGCGGGCTCGCGGACGGCCGGGTACGAGGTGCGGTGGGCCGAGGGCGATCAGGTCAGGACCCGGCTGGTCGTGACCCCGGAAGCGCAGCTCGACCGCCTGGCCGACGGCACGGAATACCAGGTGGAGGTGCGCGCGGTCGACCACTTCGGCCAGCGCTCGACCCCAGCCCGGATCGAGGCGAGCCCCGGGCGCGGCGACGTCGGCTGGCGCAACGGCCTGACCGGCCTGCTCGACGACTTCGGCGACGACAGCACCGTCCTGGCCGACGTGCCGGGCTCGCGGTGGCACCTGTCGGGCTACCGGGGCTGTGTCGACATCGGACAGCGCGGCCCCGGCGAGGCAGGGCTGCCGATCGACCTGGGCTGCGGCGCCGATGAGGCGGTCCTGCGGGCCCGCCAGCCACTGCGACTCGCCGAGGACGGCGCCGGGGTGCTGGCCCGGTTCGCCGCGCTGACCGACGCCGCCGGACCCGGCGGGCGACTCACCTTGGACCTGGTCCCCGGCAGGCCCGACCGGATCGGCGCGGTCCGGTCCGCCCCGCACCCCGGCGAGGACCCGACGCTGCCCGACGGCGCGATCCGGGCGATCGTCGACGACACGGGCGCGCGGGTGAACACCGGCGCGGGCCTGGACTGGCTCACCGCCACCGACCAGCCCGCCATCGCGCCGCCGCGCGGGGCGGGCGTGCTGCACCTGATCGAGGTCCGGCTGACCACGCGCGGGGTGTTCGTCCAGCAGGACGGGGTCACCATCGCGGTCTCGGGGGCGCTGCCGCGCTGGCAGGAGGCGTCCGCGCTGGTCGGGGTCCGCGGCCCGCAAGGCAGGCGGGCGCGGGTGCACCTCGCGGCGGCCGGGTTCACCGGCCCGTCCGCCCCGGTGCCGCAGGTCATCGAGGTCCCGGTCAACGTGGCGACCCGCCAGGTCCAGACCCCGGAGTCGGCCGCGCCGGACTTCGGGATCAACCGCCGCCCCCTGACCGGCGCCCTGGCCGCGAAGATCGTGGTCACCATGACGACCTCAGGCGGCATGGACGCCACCGCGACGACGATCCAGCTGGGCGATCGGCTGCTCCCCGCCGCACCTGCCGTCCCTGGCAGACCGCCGGTGTCCGCCGGAGCCGCGGTCACGGTGATCGCCGACGTGCCGCCCGACCTGCTGGGGTCGCAGGGCCCGGCGACCCTGAGCCCGTTCGTCGTGCGCGCCCCGGGAGCAGGCGCCGGGGCGGTGGTCCAGGAGAGCTACCTTGAGCTGACACCGGCACCGTCGGCGGCGCCCCAGACCACCACCCAGCCCCGCCGCACCGATCGCAACCGCCCAGGTCAAGCCGCCCTCCCGGTGGCCACGGTCGACCTCGGCGACTCCGCGGGCACGCCGCTGCCCACCCCCACGGTCACCCCGGAGGGCCGACTGGTGGTGACGATCGACCTGGCGGGCGCCCCGGCGCAGTGGGACACCGGCTCGGTGGGTGGTGTGCAGGGCCTGCAACTGTGGCTCGACGGCACGCTGGTCGCGGGCCTGCCCACGTCGATCGGCGGCCCGTCCCCGGGCGGCCGCTACACGATCCCGATGGGCCTGAGTGGACTGACACCGGGGCGGCATGTGCTGGAAACACGGGTGATCGGGGTGGACGGGAGCCAGTCGTCCACCCTGCAGAGCTTCATCGTCGTCTAG